The following coding sequences are from one Arthrobacter crystallopoietes window:
- a CDS encoding glycerate kinase: MKVLVAPDKFKGTLSAAEAAQAMAEGVLRVYPDAEVRTLPVADGGEGTLEAALAAGAQEHTTRVRGPLDREVTASWAMLDRAGIKTAVIETARASGLLLTEPSVQTALAAHSYGSGQLIAAALDAGAQEIVLGIGGSAMTDGGSGALCALGLKIYDGGAQVPLGGAGLATAHRIDASGLDARLASVTVRIAADVDNPLHGPEGAAHVFGRQKGADATGRQLLDEGLQRWAELLRQETGAEVNVPGAGAAGGFPAGFLGLTKARLERGFDLVAELTGLDAALEGTDLVITGEGSMDEQSEYGKAPMGIADRAHERGIPAVVVAGKITLTPEQLAAHGVEAAVSLLDLARTPEDAFAQAAKYVTWGTQQALEGA, translated from the coding sequence CTGCGCGTCTACCCGGACGCCGAGGTACGGACGCTGCCGGTGGCGGACGGCGGCGAGGGGACGCTGGAAGCCGCCTTGGCCGCCGGCGCCCAGGAGCACACCACTCGGGTCCGCGGGCCATTGGACCGCGAGGTGACCGCCTCCTGGGCGATGCTGGACCGTGCCGGCATCAAAACCGCGGTGATCGAGACCGCCCGGGCCTCCGGGCTGCTGCTCACCGAGCCCTCCGTGCAGACCGCGCTGGCGGCACATTCCTACGGCAGCGGGCAGCTGATCGCCGCGGCCCTCGACGCGGGCGCCCAGGAAATTGTGCTCGGGATCGGCGGCTCCGCAATGACCGACGGCGGCTCCGGTGCCTTGTGCGCGCTGGGCCTGAAGATTTACGACGGCGGGGCGCAGGTTCCGCTCGGCGGTGCCGGCCTGGCCACGGCGCACCGGATCGATGCCTCCGGCCTGGACGCGCGGCTGGCCTCGGTGACTGTGCGGATTGCCGCGGATGTGGACAACCCGCTGCACGGCCCGGAAGGAGCCGCGCATGTCTTCGGCCGGCAGAAGGGCGCGGACGCCACCGGCCGGCAGCTCCTGGATGAAGGCCTGCAGCGGTGGGCGGAACTGCTGCGGCAGGAGACCGGCGCCGAGGTCAACGTTCCCGGAGCCGGTGCCGCGGGCGGTTTCCCGGCAGGCTTCCTCGGCCTGACCAAGGCACGGCTGGAGCGCGGCTTTGACCTGGTGGCCGAACTGACCGGTCTCGATGCTGCCCTGGAGGGCACGGACCTGGTGATCACCGGCGAGGGATCCATGGACGAGCAGTCGGAATATGGCAAGGCGCCCATGGGCATCGCCGACCGTGCGCACGAGAGGGGAATTCCCGCCGTCGTTGTTGCCGGGAAAATCACCCTGACGCCGGAGCAGCTGGCCGCGCACGGCGTGGAGGCGGCGGTGAGCCTGCTGGACCTTGCCCGCACGCCGGAAGACGCCTTCGCCCAGGCGGCCAAGTACGTCACGTGGGGTACGCAGCAGGCGCTAGAGGGAGCGTAA
- a CDS encoding dienelactone hydrolase family protein, which produces MDEQIVVLPGGPGLDADLHLPAGARGMVVFAHGSGSSRRSGRNILVARELQQAGLGTLLFDLLTAQEERRDAVDASLRFDIGFLTERLTAVVDEVAARPQFAGLPVGLFGASTGAAAALGTAAARPGVVRAVVSRGGRPDLAASALPGVRAPTLLLVGSLDEQVIAYNEQAAARLPAEHKLSIVPGATHLFSEPGTLEEVARQAAAWFSRTLQTGPAQAAPA; this is translated from the coding sequence ATGGACGAACAGATCGTCGTGCTGCCCGGGGGACCGGGGCTGGATGCGGATCTGCACCTGCCCGCCGGCGCCCGGGGGATGGTGGTTTTCGCGCACGGCAGCGGCAGCAGCCGCCGCAGCGGGCGCAACATCCTGGTGGCCAGGGAGCTGCAGCAGGCGGGACTGGGTACGCTCCTTTTCGACCTGCTGACTGCGCAGGAGGAGCGGCGCGATGCCGTGGATGCCTCCCTGCGCTTCGACATTGGGTTCCTGACGGAGCGGCTGACCGCGGTGGTGGACGAGGTGGCAGCCCGTCCCCAATTTGCAGGCCTGCCAGTGGGATTGTTCGGCGCCAGCACCGGCGCTGCAGCTGCCCTCGGCACGGCGGCGGCGCGCCCCGGCGTCGTGCGTGCGGTGGTGTCCCGCGGCGGACGGCCGGACCTGGCCGCTTCCGCGCTGCCCGGGGTGCGGGCCCCGACGCTGCTGCTGGTCGGATCGCTCGATGAGCAGGTCATCGCCTACAACGAACAGGCAGCCGCGCGGCTGCCGGCGGAGCACAAGCTGTCCATCGTCCCGGGCGCAACGCACCTCTTCTCCGAACCGGGGACGCTGGAGGAAGTCGCCCGCCAGGCCGCTGCCTGGTTCAGCCGGACGCTGCAGACCGGCCCGGCACAGGCAGCTCCGGCCTAA
- a CDS encoding erythromycin esterase family protein, which translates to MTDHSAQIQNQALPLSSEADLDPLLERIGDARYVLIGEASHGTHEYYAWRASLTRRLIQERGFSFVGVEGDWPDCYAVNNAVTLAPGAPEDPEEVLHGFDRWPTWMWANRDVSDFARWLRSFNESRPEDGRVGFYGLDVYSLWDSLRATLGFLEEYYPEHVDSALEAVRCFEPYAEDPQSYALSTRLVPSGCEPEVVELLGKLRTSAVSDTGAPRDARFNAEQNALSAAGAEAYYRAMVRGGSESWNVRDEHMVSTLDRLMAHHGDGAKAVVWEHNTHIGDARWTDMASAGMVNVGQLVREAHSEEGVVAVGFGSYRGGVIASDRWGGSTQVMQTPPARRGSVEDLMHSALDGTPSALFVFNDGSKAADSGTAGGPDWAGQSLEHRAIGVVYDPKAEQWGNYVPSVMGRRYDAFLFLDETTALDPLHGVHAHGGEMETWPANT; encoded by the coding sequence ATGACGGACCATTCCGCACAGATCCAGAACCAGGCGCTGCCGCTGAGTTCGGAAGCAGACCTGGATCCGTTGCTGGAGCGGATCGGCGACGCACGCTACGTGCTCATCGGCGAAGCCTCACACGGCACCCATGAGTACTACGCCTGGCGTGCTTCGCTGACCCGCCGCCTGATCCAGGAGCGGGGCTTTTCCTTTGTCGGGGTCGAGGGCGACTGGCCGGACTGCTACGCCGTCAACAACGCGGTGACCCTCGCACCCGGTGCGCCGGAAGACCCCGAGGAGGTGCTGCACGGTTTCGACCGCTGGCCCACCTGGATGTGGGCCAACCGCGATGTGTCGGACTTTGCCCGCTGGCTCCGGTCCTTCAATGAGTCCAGGCCGGAGGATGGGCGGGTCGGTTTCTATGGGCTGGATGTCTACAGCCTGTGGGATTCGCTCCGGGCCACCCTTGGATTCCTTGAGGAGTATTATCCGGAGCACGTCGATTCCGCGCTGGAGGCGGTCCGCTGCTTCGAGCCGTATGCGGAGGATCCGCAGTCCTACGCGCTTTCCACCCGTCTGGTGCCCTCCGGCTGCGAGCCCGAAGTGGTCGAACTGCTCGGCAAGCTGCGCACCTCTGCAGTCAGCGACACCGGCGCGCCCCGGGACGCCCGCTTCAATGCGGAACAGAACGCCCTGAGTGCGGCAGGCGCCGAGGCCTACTACCGCGCGATGGTGCGTGGCGGATCCGAATCGTGGAACGTGCGCGACGAACACATGGTTTCGACACTGGACCGGCTGATGGCGCACCACGGCGATGGCGCGAAGGCCGTGGTGTGGGAGCACAACACGCACATCGGGGATGCGCGCTGGACCGACATGGCTTCGGCCGGGATGGTCAACGTCGGCCAGCTTGTGCGCGAAGCGCATTCGGAGGAGGGCGTGGTGGCGGTGGGGTTCGGCAGTTACCGCGGCGGCGTTATCGCCTCCGACCGCTGGGGCGGTTCGACGCAGGTGATGCAAACCCCGCCCGCGCGCCGCGGCAGTGTCGAAGACCTGATGCATTCGGCCCTCGACGGAACTCCTTCCGCCTTGTTTGTCTTCAACGATGGATCCAAAGCCGCGGATTCCGGCACCGCCGGCGGCCCCGATTGGGCGGGACAGTCCCTCGAACACCGTGCCATCGGCGTGGTGTACGACCCGAAGGCGGAGCAGTGGGGCAACTACGTGCCCTCCGTGATGGGACGGCGTTACGACGCGTTTCTGTTCCTCGATGAAACGACGGCGCTTGACCCGTTGCATGGCGTCCACGCGCACGGCGGCGAAATGGAGACGTGGCCGGCCAATACCTGA
- a CDS encoding dodecin, with amino-acid sequence MANHVYNVTEIVGTSPDSMEKAVANAVAEASKTLRNLDWFEVKETRGHLKDGAIADWQVTIKLGFRHEG; translated from the coding sequence ATGGCCAACCACGTCTACAACGTCACCGAAATCGTCGGCACGTCCCCGGACAGCATGGAAAAGGCAGTCGCCAATGCCGTCGCGGAGGCGTCCAAAACGCTGCGCAATCTGGACTGGTTCGAGGTCAAGGAAACACGCGGCCACCTGAAGGACGGCGCCATTGCGGACTGGCAGGTCACCATCAAACTGGGCTTCCGGCACGAAGGCTGA
- a CDS encoding uracil-xanthine permease family protein has protein sequence MGTLGSTKLGLGWTTHGDGKRIGPGSVVSPQERLSWPRTIGIGAQHVVAMFGATFLVPLLTGFPPSTTLLFSGVGTILFLLITAGRVPSYLGSSFAFIAPIGAAMNQHGMGGALGGLVMAGAVLFVVGLIVHKAGTHWIQMVMPPVVTGSIVALIGLNLAPTAKLNFEQGAVTGLVTVAAILLTTVLFRGLLGRLSILMGVLAGYVTAIFRGEVDFSSINDAAWFGLPPFHAPEFHLSVVGLFIPVVLVLVAENIGHVKSVAAMTGQDLDPYTGRALMADGLATVLAGSGGGSGTTTYAENIGVMAASKVYSTAAYWVAGVIAVLLSLFPKFGAAIATVPPGVLGGAGVVLYGMIGILGVRIWVQNRVNFANPINLSVAGVSLVVGIANFTWSIGELTFEGIALGTGAALLIFHGMSAIARWRGTEPLDSAEDSGVKPSKLG, from the coding sequence ATGGGTACGCTCGGTTCCACCAAACTCGGCCTCGGCTGGACGACGCACGGCGATGGCAAGCGCATCGGACCGGGGTCTGTGGTCTCTCCGCAGGAGCGGTTGAGCTGGCCGCGGACCATCGGCATCGGCGCCCAGCATGTGGTGGCGATGTTCGGCGCGACGTTCCTGGTTCCGCTGCTCACCGGTTTTCCGCCGTCGACCACCCTGCTGTTCTCCGGCGTCGGCACCATCCTTTTCCTGCTCATCACCGCCGGCCGCGTCCCGAGCTACCTCGGCTCAAGCTTCGCCTTCATCGCCCCGATCGGCGCGGCGATGAACCAGCACGGCATGGGCGGCGCGCTGGGCGGTCTCGTCATGGCCGGCGCCGTGCTCTTCGTCGTCGGCCTGATTGTGCACAAAGCCGGCACGCACTGGATCCAGATGGTCATGCCGCCGGTGGTCACCGGTTCGATCGTGGCGCTCATCGGCCTCAACCTGGCGCCCACCGCGAAGCTGAACTTCGAGCAGGGCGCCGTTACCGGGCTGGTCACGGTGGCCGCCATCCTGCTCACCACGGTCCTCTTCCGCGGCCTGCTGGGACGGCTGTCCATCCTGATGGGCGTCCTGGCGGGCTATGTCACGGCGATCTTCCGCGGCGAGGTGGACTTCTCCTCGATTAACGACGCCGCGTGGTTCGGCCTGCCGCCCTTCCACGCACCCGAGTTCCACCTTTCCGTCGTCGGGCTCTTCATCCCCGTGGTGCTGGTGCTGGTTGCCGAGAACATCGGCCATGTGAAGTCGGTGGCCGCGATGACCGGGCAGGATCTGGACCCGTACACCGGGCGGGCGCTGATGGCCGACGGCCTGGCCACGGTCCTCGCCGGTTCCGGCGGCGGTTCCGGAACCACCACGTATGCGGAAAACATCGGCGTCATGGCCGCCTCGAAGGTCTACTCCACCGCTGCCTACTGGGTGGCCGGCGTCATCGCGGTGCTGCTGAGCCTGTTCCCCAAGTTCGGCGCAGCCATCGCCACCGTCCCGCCGGGAGTGTTGGGCGGGGCCGGCGTCGTGCTCTACGGCATGATCGGCATTCTGGGCGTGCGCATCTGGGTGCAGAACCGGGTGAACTTCGCCAACCCCATCAACCTTTCCGTCGCCGGAGTCTCGCTGGTGGTCGGCATCGCCAACTTCACCTGGAGCATCGGCGAACTGACTTTCGAGGGCATTGCCCTGGGCACGGGCGCCGCGCTGCTGATCTTCCACGGCATGAGCGCGATAGCCCGGTGGCGCGGCACCGAACCGCTGGACTCGGCAGAGGATTCCGGGGTCAAACCGTCCAAGCTCGGCTGA
- a CDS encoding malonic semialdehyde reductase, which translates to MTAQSTAEINLQDELVLDAAAADTLFLEGRSANTFTDEPVTEEQLRAIYELAKMGPTSMNIQPLRITWVRSAEARERLVGHMAEGNRAKTAAAPLVAVLSFDTEWHEQFPTFFPHAAERKAMFDGNEELRAVMGNNNGHIQAAYFIMAVRAVGLAAGPMGAFDAAGIDAEFHEGLNRKTFMVVNVGKPGEDAWFPRLPRLDYDFATTTV; encoded by the coding sequence ATGACAGCCCAGAGCACCGCTGAAATCAACCTCCAGGACGAACTGGTCCTCGATGCCGCAGCCGCCGACACACTGTTCCTCGAGGGGCGCTCGGCCAACACCTTCACCGACGAACCGGTCACCGAAGAGCAGCTGCGCGCCATCTATGAGCTGGCGAAAATGGGCCCCACGTCCATGAACATCCAGCCGCTGCGCATCACCTGGGTCCGCTCCGCCGAAGCCCGCGAGCGGTTGGTTGGGCACATGGCGGAAGGCAACCGGGCCAAGACGGCCGCGGCTCCGCTGGTGGCCGTGCTGAGCTTCGACACCGAGTGGCACGAGCAGTTCCCCACCTTCTTCCCGCACGCCGCCGAGCGCAAGGCCATGTTCGACGGCAACGAAGAACTCCGTGCGGTGATGGGCAACAACAACGGCCACATACAGGCCGCCTACTTCATCATGGCCGTCCGCGCCGTCGGTCTGGCCGCCGGTCCCATGGGCGCCTTCGATGCCGCCGGTATCGACGCCGAATTCCACGAAGGCCTGAACCGCAAGACCTTCATGGTGGTCAACGTCGGCAAGCCCGGCGAGGACGCCTGGTTCCCGCGGCTGCCCCGCCTGGACTACGACTTCGCTACCACCACGGTTTAA
- the pgm gene encoding phosphoglucomutase (alpha-D-glucose-1,6-bisphosphate-dependent) — MANRAGTLAQPSDLVDLTALLDAYFDIKPDPRDPVQRVAFGTSGHRGTSLKGSFNEEHIAAITQAIVEYRAGQGITGPLFVGKDTHALSDPAQNTALEVLAGNGVTVWVDARTGWTPTPAVSHAILKHNAAHPDAQGDGIVITPSHNPPQDGGFKYNPPHGGPADSDATGWIANRANELLEAGLRGVKRIPIGQAQLSGAVGSYDFMSNYVEDLPQVLDLDAIREAGVRIGADPMGGASVDYWGAIADRHNLELTVVNPTVDPQWAFMTLDWDEKIRMDCSSPSAMASLIAKVRDGGASFDIATGNDADADRHGIVTPDAGLMNPNHYLAVAIQYLYTHRPQWPAEASVGKTLVSSSIIDRVAADLGRKLVEVPVGFKWFVPGLLSGEGVFGGEESAGASFVRFNGKPWSTDKDGILLALLASEIKAVTGKSPSEIYGELTAKFGSPSYARIDAAASREQKAALGKLSATDVSATELAGETITAKLTEAPGNGAPIGGLKVTTENAWFAARPSGTEDVYKIYAESFKGEDHLKQVQAEAKAIVDGVIS, encoded by the coding sequence ATGGCAAACCGTGCGGGCACCTTGGCCCAACCCAGCGACCTTGTTGACCTCACCGCGCTGCTCGACGCGTATTTCGACATCAAGCCGGATCCGCGCGATCCGGTGCAGCGCGTGGCGTTCGGCACCTCGGGGCACCGCGGCACCAGTCTCAAGGGCTCCTTCAACGAAGAGCACATCGCCGCCATCACGCAGGCCATCGTGGAATACCGCGCCGGCCAGGGCATCACCGGGCCGCTGTTTGTCGGCAAGGACACGCACGCGCTCTCCGATCCGGCGCAGAACACCGCCCTCGAGGTCCTCGCCGGCAACGGCGTCACCGTCTGGGTGGACGCACGGACCGGCTGGACCCCGACGCCGGCCGTCAGCCATGCCATCCTGAAGCACAATGCGGCGCATCCTGACGCGCAGGGCGACGGCATTGTCATCACCCCATCCCACAATCCCCCGCAGGACGGCGGCTTCAAGTACAACCCGCCGCACGGCGGTCCCGCCGATTCGGATGCCACCGGCTGGATCGCGAACCGGGCCAACGAGCTGCTCGAAGCCGGCCTGCGCGGCGTGAAGCGGATTCCCATCGGCCAGGCGCAGCTCTCCGGCGCCGTGGGCAGCTACGACTTCATGAGCAACTATGTGGAAGACCTGCCGCAGGTGCTGGACCTGGATGCCATCCGCGAGGCGGGCGTGCGGATCGGGGCGGACCCGATGGGCGGCGCGTCCGTGGACTACTGGGGCGCGATCGCGGACCGGCACAACCTGGAACTCACCGTGGTCAACCCCACGGTGGATCCGCAGTGGGCGTTCATGACGCTGGACTGGGACGAAAAGATCCGGATGGACTGTTCCTCGCCGTCCGCCATGGCCTCGCTGATCGCGAAGGTGCGCGACGGCGGTGCCTCCTTTGATATTGCCACCGGCAACGACGCCGATGCGGACCGGCACGGAATTGTCACCCCGGATGCGGGACTGATGAACCCCAACCACTACCTGGCCGTGGCCATCCAGTACCTCTACACGCACCGGCCGCAGTGGCCGGCGGAAGCCTCGGTGGGCAAGACTCTGGTCTCCTCCTCGATCATCGACCGGGTGGCGGCGGACCTGGGGCGCAAGCTGGTGGAGGTTCCGGTCGGCTTCAAGTGGTTTGTCCCGGGCCTGCTCTCGGGCGAGGGTGTCTTCGGCGGCGAGGAGTCCGCGGGCGCGTCCTTTGTTCGGTTCAACGGCAAGCCCTGGTCAACGGACAAGGACGGCATCCTGCTGGCGCTGCTGGCCTCGGAGATCAAGGCCGTCACGGGCAAGTCGCCGTCCGAAATCTATGGTGAGCTGACCGCGAAGTTCGGCTCGCCGTCGTACGCCCGCATTGACGCCGCCGCGAGCCGGGAGCAGAAGGCGGCGCTGGGCAAACTCTCCGCCACCGACGTCTCGGCCACGGAGCTCGCGGGCGAGACGATCACCGCCAAGCTGACCGAGGCGCCCGGCAACGGGGCGCCGATCGGCGGGCTCAAGGTCACCACCGAGAACGCCTGGTTTGCCGCGCGCCCCTCCGGCACGGAAGACGTCTACAAGATCTACGCGGAGTCCTTCAAGGGCGAAGACCACCTGAAGCAGGTCCAGGCCGAGGCGAAGGCGATTGTCGACGGCGTCATCTCCTAG